The Pyrenophora tritici-repentis strain M4 chromosome 3, whole genome shotgun sequence genome has a window encoding:
- a CDS encoding DDE-3 multi-domain protein: MPGTGHRLQPAVLQAILDRIAACESDRAISRATGASRNTVAKLRLSLEFWGVPYPPRCVRLGRPSILRQAQREGLQAYLNGSPGAYMDEMRDFLYDEYDVRISLASVYRELEKMRWSRKLATKRAKEQSEPLRRLYLARMAQHYKAEQIVALDESACNERTGDRKYGWSPIGEPVELSHSFRRSERWSLLPAMTIDGYISYKIFQGAITSEILEDFLEFQVLPFCNPHPGPASVIVLDNASIHRSERVRVLCQSAGVLLEYLPPYSPDFNPIEKSFKQLKGWMKRNSAQAENFIDFGSFLSR, encoded by the exons atgccaggcaccggccaccgcttgcagcccgctgttctccaggctatcctcgaccgaattgctgcctgcgaaagtgatcgagccatctctagagctacaggtgcgagccgtaacacagtagcaaagctgaggttgagcttagagttttggggcgtgccttatccgccgcgctgcgttcgacttgggcggccatctatactccggcaagctcagcgcgaaggccttcaggcatacctcaatggctcaccgggcgcatacatggatgagatgagggacttcttgtacgacgagtacgacgttaggataagccttgcgagcgtttaccgagagctagagaagatgagatggtctcgcaagcttgcaacaaagcgggcaaaggagcagagtgagccactccgccgcctctatcttgccaggatggcgcaacactataaggcggagcagatcgttgcgttggacgagagcgcctgcaatgagcgtacgggcgaccgcaagtatggctggtctccaatcggggagccggtggagctatcacacagcttcaggcgatcagaacggtggtcgctgctgccagccatgacgatagatggctacataagctataagatctttcaaggcgcgattacatctgagatcctagaagacttcttagagtttcaagtgctgccgttctgcaatcctcacccagggccagcctcagtaatcgtgcttgataacgcctccatccatcgatcagagcgtgtacgggtgctttgccaaagtgctggagtactccttgagtatctgccgccatactcaccagatttcaaccccatcgagaagagctttaagcagctcaaggggtggatgaaaaggaattcagcgcaagcggagaacttcattgactttgggtctttcttga gtagatga
- a CDS encoding Metaviral-G domain containing protein has protein sequence MGPPTSISDSNINPMPAATSGSRSKLLSTNFKNFLSKPALKHPQKALTVQLWNAEQQSLHGNPTIDQGPKLAARQQRADMSTKATGDIVSSANSGFPNTSDAPGEQFEPRQTATSEDYEPDPSKSLPLSPQRQALVDDIIALYSCQPAVSRVKRYTPDCVYDDQFVYANDRYKMAGQWFALPKLFSASINESYQVIRSDDDMIQFKNKQSWTFRLIPKTATITGLVSLSLDPATRDSEFMQIKYHKDQANDKDYSHEGVGFSFKKWQADHVVKHMDAPELKEFEQDKGAAKEHVRKYGSGTEEGGAPKMDFTKA, from the exons ATGGGTCCACCAACATCGATATCCGATAGCAACATAAATCCCATGCCTGCAGCAACAAGCGGCTCACGATCTAAACTTCTATCAACCAACTTCAAAAACTTTCTCAGCAAACCTGCTCTCAAGCACCCGCAGAAAGCACTTACCGTACAACTCTGGAACGCAGAGCAACAATCATTACACGGGAACCCCACTATCGACCAAGGTCCAAAGTTAGCCGCACGGCAACAAAGAGCAGACATGTCGACAAAGGCCACAGGCGACATTGTGAGCAGTGCAAACTCTGGATTTCCCAACACGAGCGATGCGCCAGGCGAGCAATTCGAGCCTAGGCAAACAGCCACAAGTGAGGACTACGAGCCGGACCCAAGCAAGAGTCTACCTTTGAGCCCACAACGACAAGCATTGGTCGATGAT ATCATAGCACTCTACTCGTGCCAACCCGCCGTCTCACGCGTAAAACGCTACACACCCGACTGCGTCTACGACGACCAATTCGTCTACGCAAACGACCGCTACAAAATGGCAGGCCAATGGTTCGCACTGCCCAAGCTCTTCTCCGCCTCCATCAACGAATCCTACCAAGTCATCCGCTCCGACGACGACATGATCCAGTTCAAAAACAAGCAATCCTGGACGTTCCGCCTCATCCCCAAAACAGCAACCATCACCGGTCTCGTCAGCCTGTCGCTTGATCCTGCGACCAGGGATAGCGAGTTTATGCAGATCAAGTACCATAAGGATCAGGCGAATGATAAGGATTATAGCCACGAGGGCGTGGGGTTTAGCTTTAAGAAGTGGCAGGCGGATCATGTGGTTAAGCATATGGATGCGCCTGAGTTGAAGGAGTTTGAACAGGATAAGGGGGCTGCGAAGGAGCATGTTAGGAAGTATGGGTCGGGGACTGAGGAGGGTGGTGCGCCGAAGATGGATTTTACGAAAGCTTGA